Proteins encoded by one window of Salvia splendens isolate huo1 chromosome 14, SspV2, whole genome shotgun sequence:
- the LOC121763810 gene encoding 60S ribosomal protein L31-like gives MVENKPRKEEVVSREYTINLHKRLHGCTFKKKAPNAIKEIRKFAQKAMGTNDVRVDVKLNKHIWSRGIRSVPRRIRVRVARKRNDDEDAKEELYSLVTVAEIPEGGLKGLGTQVIEEEE, from the exons ATGGTGGAGAACAAACCAAGGAAGGAGGAGGTTGTCTCCAGAGAGTACACCATCAATCTGCACAAACGTCTCCACGGATG TACCTTCAAGAAGAAGGCACCAAATGCTATCAAGGAAATCCGGAAGTTTGCCCAGAAGGCCATGGGTACTAATGATGTAAGGGTAGATGTCAAGTTGAACAAGCACATATGGAGCCGTGGAATCCGGAGTGTGCCAAGAAGGATCCGTGTTCGCGTTGCCCGCAAGAGAAACGATGATGAAGATGCCAAGGAAGAGCTCTACTCTTTGGTCACCGTTGCAGAAATTCCAGAGGGAGGGTTGAAGGGATTGGGAACCCAAGTCATTGAAGAGGAAGAGtga
- the LOC121763983 gene encoding splicing factor 3B subunit 6-like protein: protein MAAAISLRKGNTRLPPEVNRVLYIRNLPFNITSEEMYIFGKYGAIRQIRIGTNKDTRGTAFVVYEDIYDAKTAVDHLSGFNVANRYLIVLYYQQAKMGKKFDQKKKEEEIQKLQEKYGISTPKDK from the coding sequence ATGGCGGCAGCAATCAGCCTCCGCAAAGGGAACACCAGGCTCCCGCCGGAGGTGAACCGCGTGCTCTACATTCGGAACCTTCCGTTCAACATTACGAGCGAGGAGATGTACATCTTCGGCAAGTACGGGGCGATACGGCAGATCCGCATCGGCACCAACAAGGACACTCGCGGCACCGCCTTCGTGGTCTACGAGGATATCTACGACGCCAAGACCGCCGTCGACCACCTCTCCGGCTTCAACGTGGCGAACCGGTACCTGATCGTCCTCTATTACCAGCAGGCGAAGATGGGGAAGAAGTTCGAccagaagaagaaggaggaagaaatCCAGAAGCTCCAGGAGAAGTACGGCATCTCCACGCCCAAAGATAAGTAG
- the LOC121763383 gene encoding sm-like protein LSM7, with protein sequence MSGRKETVLDLAKFVDKGVQVKLTGGRLVTGTLKGYDQLLNLVLDEAVEFLRDPEDPLKTTDQTRRIGLIVCRGTAVMLVSPTDGTDEISNPFVQPDGA encoded by the exons ATG TCTGGCAGAAAAGAAACTGTTCTGGACTTGGCGAAATTCGTCGACAAGGGTGTTCAAGTCAAACTAACTGGTGGAAGGCTGG TGACTGGAACTTTAAAAGGCTATGACCAGTTGCTCAATCTTGTTTTGGATGAAGCAGTAGAATTTCTCAGAG ATCCAGAAGATCCGCTAAAGACAACTGATCAGACCCGCCGCATTGGCTTAATA GTTTGCCGAGGAACTGCTGTTATGCTCGTTTCCCCAACAGATGGAACAGATGAGATTTCCAATCCATTCGTTCAGCCTGATGGGGCATAG
- the LOC121763297 gene encoding zinc finger A20 and AN1 domain-containing stress-associated protein 5-like: MAHKTEQEETEFKVVPENISLCVKCGVPGNFAANNLCQKCFTSPPEVSASAVPVVSGVAKPKIHVFGEKSFRSSSSVRSSPPRIPRLLETSADLKEDRAAVDLSASAPPVKREVNRCSGCSRRVGLTGFRCRCGELFCADHRYSDRHDCSYDYKTAGRVAIARENPVVKAAKIVKI, translated from the coding sequence ATGGCGCACAAGACAGAGCAGGAGGAGACCGAGTTCAAGGTCGTACCTGAGAACATCTCGCTCTGCGTCAAATGCGGCGTGCCAGGTAATTTTGCCGCGAATAATTTGTGCCAGAAATGCTTCACCTCGCCGCCGGAGGTCTCCGCCTCCGCCGTTCCCGTGGTTTCCGGCGTGGCGAAGCCGAAAATCCACGTGTTCGGAGAGAAATCCTTCAGATCCAGCTCGTCCGTCAGATCCTCGCCGCCGAGGATTCCAAGGCTCCTCGAGACGAGCGCAGATCTGAAGGAGGATCGCGCGGCGGTGGATTTATCGGCTTCGGCGCCTCCGGTGAAAAGAGAAGTCAACCGGTGCTCCGGCTGCAGCCGGAGAGTCGGATTGACCGGATTCAGGTGCCGGTGCGGTGAGCTGTTCTGCGCCGATCATCGGTACTCGGATCGCCACGACTGCAGCTACGATTACAAGACCGCCGGTCGGGTGGCGATCGCGAGGGAGAATCCGGTGGTCAAAGCCGCGAAGATAGTCAAAATTTGA